A stretch of the Denticeps clupeoides chromosome 6, fDenClu1.1, whole genome shotgun sequence genome encodes the following:
- the LOC114791795 gene encoding tubulin-specific chaperone cofactor E-like protein isoform X2 codes for MEVSEETGGRTLVEVISDKYSPDNFPYCRGPGKGVVILSSPQSSPVKDRLNLPSVLVLEGCGITEAGDESEVATFCAHVVELDLSHNQLREWSEVSKILANIPNLDFLNLSMNPLSGSNLEPSAAEAFSGLRRLVLNNTRVSWDVVHTITREIPELQELFLSLNEYDSVALSPVPCPSLRLLHITDNQLQDWSEVRKLGMMYSGLRSLILANNSLNSILEPQDSLCRLFPNLKSINLHNSGLSGWEDIEKLNMFPQLREVRLMGIPLLQPYTTTERRSLIVARLPAVAVLNGSVVTDGEREDAERFFVRYYQDSPEDELPQRYHSLVSRYGRLAPLAEIDLRPQCSVLVNMRYGEQVEQLTLRLEQTVAELKKQLRPVVQLPPNRMRVFYIDQQLGYALAPQELKYGARALHSYSMRDGDEILVMPKSQ; via the exons ATGGAGGTGTCAGAGGAGACAGGTGGACGCACCTTGGTCGAGGTGATCAGTGACAAATACAGCCCAGACAACTTCCCCTACTGCCGAGGGCCTGGCAAGGGTGTGGTGATCCTGTCAAGCCCACAGAGCTCACCTGTCAAAG ACCGCCTGAACCTGCCCAGTGTGCTAGTGCTGGAAGGCTGTGGCATCACCGAAGCCGGGGACGAGTCGGAGGTCGCCACCTTTTGTGCCCACGTGGTGGAGCTGGACCTTTCCCACAACCAGTTGCGTGAGTGGTCTGAG GTCAGCAAGATATTGGCAAACATTCCAAACCTCGACTTTCTCAACCTGAGCATGAACCCTCTGTCTGGGTCTAACCTTGAGCCGTCTGCAGCCGAAGCCTTTTCAGGGCTCCGCCGTCTGGTCCTCAACAACACGCGCGTGTCCTGGGACGTGGTGCACACGATCACGCGGGAAATCCCTGA GCTGCAGGAGCTCTTCTTATCTCTGAATGAGTATGATTCTGTGgccctgtcccctgtcccctgccCGTCCCTGCGGCTGCTGCACATCACTGACAACCAGCTGCAAGACTGGAGCGAGGTGCGCAAGCTGGGCATGATGTACTCGGGCCTGCGGTCCCTCATCCTGGCCAACAACAGTCTGAACTCAATCCTGGAGCCACAGGACTCGCTATGCCGCCTGTTTCCCAACCTGAAAAGCATCAACCTTCACAACTCGG GACTGAGTGGCTGGGAAGACATTGAGAAGCTCAACATGTTTCCTCAGCTGCGGGAGGTGCGGTTGATGGGCATTCCTCTGCTGCAGCCCTACACCACCACAGAGCGTCGCAGCCTCATTGTGGCACG GCTTCCAGCTGTCGCCGTCCTGAACGGCAGTGTGGTGACAGACGGGGAGAGGGAAGACGCCGAGCGATTCTTCGTACGATATTATCAGGACAGCCCCGAGGACGAGCTTCCACAGAG GTACCACAGCCTGGTGTCCCGATATGGGCGCCTTGCCCCGTTGGCTGAAATTGACCTTCGCCCTCAGTGCAGTGTCCTCGTGAACATGCGTTATGGCGAGCAGGTGGAGCAGCTGACCCTCAGGCTGGAACAGACTGTGGCCGAGCTGAAGAAACAACTGAGGCCGGTAGTGCAGCTACCACCCAACAGGATGCGGGTCTTCTACATTGACCAGCAGCTTGGCTATGCCCTCGCCCCCCAGGAACTGAAGTATGGTGCCCGGGCGCTGCACTCCTACAGCATGAGGGATGGAGATGAGATTTTGGTTATGCCTAAGAGTCAGTGA
- the LOC114791795 gene encoding tubulin-specific chaperone cofactor E-like protein isoform X1 gives MEVSEETGGRTLVEVISDKYSPDNFPYCRGPGKGVVILSSPQSSPVKDRLNLPSVLVLEGCGITEAGDESEVATFCAHVVELDLSHNQLREWSEVGWQCCCQVSKILANIPNLDFLNLSMNPLSGSNLEPSAAEAFSGLRRLVLNNTRVSWDVVHTITREIPELQELFLSLNEYDSVALSPVPCPSLRLLHITDNQLQDWSEVRKLGMMYSGLRSLILANNSLNSILEPQDSLCRLFPNLKSINLHNSGLSGWEDIEKLNMFPQLREVRLMGIPLLQPYTTTERRSLIVARLPAVAVLNGSVVTDGEREDAERFFVRYYQDSPEDELPQRYHSLVSRYGRLAPLAEIDLRPQCSVLVNMRYGEQVEQLTLRLEQTVAELKKQLRPVVQLPPNRMRVFYIDQQLGYALAPQELKYGARALHSYSMRDGDEILVMPKSQ, from the exons ATGGAGGTGTCAGAGGAGACAGGTGGACGCACCTTGGTCGAGGTGATCAGTGACAAATACAGCCCAGACAACTTCCCCTACTGCCGAGGGCCTGGCAAGGGTGTGGTGATCCTGTCAAGCCCACAGAGCTCACCTGTCAAAG ACCGCCTGAACCTGCCCAGTGTGCTAGTGCTGGAAGGCTGTGGCATCACCGAAGCCGGGGACGAGTCGGAGGTCGCCACCTTTTGTGCCCACGTGGTGGAGCTGGACCTTTCCCACAACCAGTTGCGTGAGTGGTCTGAGGTGGGTTGGCAGTGTTGTTGCCAA GTCAGCAAGATATTGGCAAACATTCCAAACCTCGACTTTCTCAACCTGAGCATGAACCCTCTGTCTGGGTCTAACCTTGAGCCGTCTGCAGCCGAAGCCTTTTCAGGGCTCCGCCGTCTGGTCCTCAACAACACGCGCGTGTCCTGGGACGTGGTGCACACGATCACGCGGGAAATCCCTGA GCTGCAGGAGCTCTTCTTATCTCTGAATGAGTATGATTCTGTGgccctgtcccctgtcccctgccCGTCCCTGCGGCTGCTGCACATCACTGACAACCAGCTGCAAGACTGGAGCGAGGTGCGCAAGCTGGGCATGATGTACTCGGGCCTGCGGTCCCTCATCCTGGCCAACAACAGTCTGAACTCAATCCTGGAGCCACAGGACTCGCTATGCCGCCTGTTTCCCAACCTGAAAAGCATCAACCTTCACAACTCGG GACTGAGTGGCTGGGAAGACATTGAGAAGCTCAACATGTTTCCTCAGCTGCGGGAGGTGCGGTTGATGGGCATTCCTCTGCTGCAGCCCTACACCACCACAGAGCGTCGCAGCCTCATTGTGGCACG GCTTCCAGCTGTCGCCGTCCTGAACGGCAGTGTGGTGACAGACGGGGAGAGGGAAGACGCCGAGCGATTCTTCGTACGATATTATCAGGACAGCCCCGAGGACGAGCTTCCACAGAG GTACCACAGCCTGGTGTCCCGATATGGGCGCCTTGCCCCGTTGGCTGAAATTGACCTTCGCCCTCAGTGCAGTGTCCTCGTGAACATGCGTTATGGCGAGCAGGTGGAGCAGCTGACCCTCAGGCTGGAACAGACTGTGGCCGAGCTGAAGAAACAACTGAGGCCGGTAGTGCAGCTACCACCCAACAGGATGCGGGTCTTCTACATTGACCAGCAGCTTGGCTATGCCCTCGCCCCCCAGGAACTGAAGTATGGTGCCCGGGCGCTGCACTCCTACAGCATGAGGGATGGAGATGAGATTTTGGTTATGCCTAAGAGTCAGTGA
- the LOC114791801 gene encoding uncharacterized protein LOC114791801 isoform X3, whose amino-acid sequence MICNAHLKTQGIFFFPSWSPALWTGEDIVLPTVRAFGPRKGRKGALVRACAMDPTRTASLLLVLVTGVAGFWYTPQGPQIYSCLTYIEKNLRVDCEFPITNEIPGPFCEFKQDGRIIGTTYPNTPSFLIPTLEFRRRANVSLVSPSICRLTWAPMADERSYTYTCRVYQGSTWKENSMAFHQRNVLVCSAVSWIFHAAPWLLGMIGISLPVCLGSLSA is encoded by the exons ATGATTTGCAACGCACATTTAAAGACGCaggggatctttttttttccgtcgTGGAGCCCGGCGCTCTGGACCGGTGAGGACATTGTGCTGCCAACGGTTCGTGCCTTCGGACCGCGGAAAG GCCGGAAGGGGGCACTCGTCCGCGCATGCGCCATGGATCCGACGCGGACTGCCAGCCTCCTTTTAG TGCTGGTCACTGGTGTGGCAGGGTTCTGGTACACGCCGCAGGGACCGCAGATCTACTCATGCCTTACCTACATTGAGAAGAACCTGAGGGTGGACTGTGAATTCCCCATCACCAACGAGATCCCGGGGCCCTTCTGCGAATTTAAGCAGGACGGGCGAATTATCGGGACCACATACCCCAACACTCCTTCCTTTCTCATACCGACGCTGGAGTTCAGGCGGCGTGCCAACGTCTCGCTGGTCTCCCCGAGCATTTGCCGGCTAACCTGGGCGCCCATGGCAGACGAGAGGTCCTACACATACACCTGCCGGGTGTACCAGGGCAGCACCTGGAAGGAGAACAGCATGGCGTTTCACCAAA GAAATGTGCTTGTCTGCTCTGCTGTGAGCTGGATTTTCCACGCCGCACCATGGCTCCTCGGAATGATTGGAATATCTCTTCCTGTGTGCTTGGGGTCGCTGTCTGCATGA
- the LOC114791801 gene encoding uncharacterized protein LOC114791801 isoform X1 — MICNAHLKTQGIFFFPSWSPALWTGEDIVLPTVRAFGPRKDNGIILRCRCAAGRKGALVRACAMDPTRTASLLLVLVTGVAGFWYTPQGPQIYSCLTYIEKNLRVDCEFPITNEIPGPFCEFKQDGRIIGTTYPNTPSFLIPTLEFRRRANVSLVSPSICRLTWAPMADERSYTYTCRVYQGSTWKENSMAFHQRNVLVCSAVSWIFHAAPWLLGMIGISLPVCLGSLSA; from the exons ATGATTTGCAACGCACATTTAAAGACGCaggggatctttttttttccgtcgTGGAGCCCGGCGCTCTGGACCGGTGAGGACATTGTGCTGCCAACGGTTCGTGCCTTCGGACCGCGGAAAG ATAACGGAATAATCCTGCGGTGTCGTTGTGCAGCAGGCCGGAAGGGGGCACTCGTCCGCGCATGCGCCATGGATCCGACGCGGACTGCCAGCCTCCTTTTAG TGCTGGTCACTGGTGTGGCAGGGTTCTGGTACACGCCGCAGGGACCGCAGATCTACTCATGCCTTACCTACATTGAGAAGAACCTGAGGGTGGACTGTGAATTCCCCATCACCAACGAGATCCCGGGGCCCTTCTGCGAATTTAAGCAGGACGGGCGAATTATCGGGACCACATACCCCAACACTCCTTCCTTTCTCATACCGACGCTGGAGTTCAGGCGGCGTGCCAACGTCTCGCTGGTCTCCCCGAGCATTTGCCGGCTAACCTGGGCGCCCATGGCAGACGAGAGGTCCTACACATACACCTGCCGGGTGTACCAGGGCAGCACCTGGAAGGAGAACAGCATGGCGTTTCACCAAA GAAATGTGCTTGTCTGCTCTGCTGTGAGCTGGATTTTCCACGCCGCACCATGGCTCCTCGGAATGATTGGAATATCTCTTCCTGTGTGCTTGGGGTCGCTGTCTGCATGA
- the LOC114791801 gene encoding uncharacterized protein LOC114791801 isoform X2: MICNAHLKTQGIFFFPSWSPALWTGEDIVLPTVRAFGPRKAGRKGALVRACAMDPTRTASLLLVLVTGVAGFWYTPQGPQIYSCLTYIEKNLRVDCEFPITNEIPGPFCEFKQDGRIIGTTYPNTPSFLIPTLEFRRRANVSLVSPSICRLTWAPMADERSYTYTCRVYQGSTWKENSMAFHQRNVLVCSAVSWIFHAAPWLLGMIGISLPVCLGSLSA, encoded by the exons ATGATTTGCAACGCACATTTAAAGACGCaggggatctttttttttccgtcgTGGAGCCCGGCGCTCTGGACCGGTGAGGACATTGTGCTGCCAACGGTTCGTGCCTTCGGACCGCGGAAAG CAGGCCGGAAGGGGGCACTCGTCCGCGCATGCGCCATGGATCCGACGCGGACTGCCAGCCTCCTTTTAG TGCTGGTCACTGGTGTGGCAGGGTTCTGGTACACGCCGCAGGGACCGCAGATCTACTCATGCCTTACCTACATTGAGAAGAACCTGAGGGTGGACTGTGAATTCCCCATCACCAACGAGATCCCGGGGCCCTTCTGCGAATTTAAGCAGGACGGGCGAATTATCGGGACCACATACCCCAACACTCCTTCCTTTCTCATACCGACGCTGGAGTTCAGGCGGCGTGCCAACGTCTCGCTGGTCTCCCCGAGCATTTGCCGGCTAACCTGGGCGCCCATGGCAGACGAGAGGTCCTACACATACACCTGCCGGGTGTACCAGGGCAGCACCTGGAAGGAGAACAGCATGGCGTTTCACCAAA GAAATGTGCTTGTCTGCTCTGCTGTGAGCTGGATTTTCCACGCCGCACCATGGCTCCTCGGAATGATTGGAATATCTCTTCCTGTGTGCTTGGGGTCGCTGTCTGCATGA
- the LOC114791801 gene encoding uncharacterized protein LOC114791801 isoform X4, which produces MLCCLPHHCSASLKAGRKGALVRACAMDPTRTASLLLVLVTGVAGFWYTPQGPQIYSCLTYIEKNLRVDCEFPITNEIPGPFCEFKQDGRIIGTTYPNTPSFLIPTLEFRRRANVSLVSPSICRLTWAPMADERSYTYTCRVYQGSTWKENSMAFHQRNVLVCSAVSWIFHAAPWLLGMIGISLPVCLGSLSA; this is translated from the exons ATGCTCTGCTGTCTCCCGCACCATTGCTCGGCGTCCTTGAAAG CAGGCCGGAAGGGGGCACTCGTCCGCGCATGCGCCATGGATCCGACGCGGACTGCCAGCCTCCTTTTAG TGCTGGTCACTGGTGTGGCAGGGTTCTGGTACACGCCGCAGGGACCGCAGATCTACTCATGCCTTACCTACATTGAGAAGAACCTGAGGGTGGACTGTGAATTCCCCATCACCAACGAGATCCCGGGGCCCTTCTGCGAATTTAAGCAGGACGGGCGAATTATCGGGACCACATACCCCAACACTCCTTCCTTTCTCATACCGACGCTGGAGTTCAGGCGGCGTGCCAACGTCTCGCTGGTCTCCCCGAGCATTTGCCGGCTAACCTGGGCGCCCATGGCAGACGAGAGGTCCTACACATACACCTGCCGGGTGTACCAGGGCAGCACCTGGAAGGAGAACAGCATGGCGTTTCACCAAA GAAATGTGCTTGTCTGCTCTGCTGTGAGCTGGATTTTCCACGCCGCACCATGGCTCCTCGGAATGATTGGAATATCTCTTCCTGTGTGCTTGGGGTCGCTGTCTGCATGA